One Novosphingobium sp. 9U genomic window, TTCGAGAAGTCGAGGTCCTTGGCGGTGAACACCCGGATCGGCTCGCCCTGGCGCACGCGGATCGTCGGGCCGACCTGCCCGCCCTGCTGCACCGCGGTCGAGGCCGCGGAGCTGCCGCCGCCGACCACCACCGACGAATTGTTGCCGATCAGGCTGGGAATGCCGCCCAGCACCGAGAGCAGCATCGCCGAGCCAAAGCGCTCGAAGAAGTGGCCGTTGACCTTGCCGGCGAGGCCCGTCTCACCGCCAAAGGCGATCGCGGGCGAGCCGAGGTCGACCGACACGCCGTCCGGACGGATCAGCCTGGTCCAGATCACGTAGGCGCGCTTCTGCCCGGCCGAGAGCCCGCTCTTGTACTGGCCAATCAGGCGCGAGGAACGCGGGACGAGTACGGTGCGTCCGTCGAAGCTCTTGACGTCGCTGCTGACGATCGCGCGCACGAAGCCGGGAACGTCGGTGTCGATGGCGGTCTCCAGCACAGCGGGGATCAGGGTGCCCTGCGTCACCGTCGTCGCCGGATCGAAGCTGCGCTTGGCGGACGCACTGCCGCCGCCCATGGCGCCGAGACGCGAGGCGAAATCGTCGTTCGGATTGCCGCCGGCCTTGATGTCGCTCTTGCCGGCGAGGTCGGCGGTCGTGGCGGGAGCGCCGGCGGCGTCGAACACCACCGTCGGGCTTGCCGCTGGGTTGCCTTGCGGCGCCAGGATCGTGCCAGGCTGAGCGGACAGCACTGCCTGCGGAGCAGGAGCGGCCAGCGGCGCGACAGGGGCGTTGGGCGAGACGATCGTCGGCGCCTGGACCGGCGTGATCGCCGCCTGCGGAACCACCGGCGCGGTGGCGACGGGATTCACCGCCTGCTTGGTCTCGGGATTGCGCGCCGCATCCATCGACCACAGCGTCAGCCCGCCGAGCAGCGCGACGATTGCGACGCCCGCAGCCAGGCCCAGGCCATCGGCCTTCTTGCGCTGCGTGACGCTCGGCAGGACGTTGCGCGTGGCCAGATCGATGATCTGCGCGCCGCCGCTCTCGCGCGGGTCGCTGCTTTGATCGGAGGTGAAGCGCTCACGAAGGGCGGAGTTGGGAGCCATGATCAGTTATCCCGGACAGGCGAGGCGGTGGTGGAGGCAGCGGCGACGACCGAAGCGGGCGCCATGGTGGGAGCGGGTGCAGCGGGCGGCGCGGTGCCGGCGTTCTGGACGGCGGGTGTCGCCACCGCGGCCGGACGCTGGTTCTCGATCGTGGCCTGCGACTTGCCCGACCGCAGCAGGATCATGCGCGGCACGTCTTCGACGACGATGGTGCGGCCGCGGACCGAATAGTTGACCGGCCCAACCTCGCCCTTCTCGTTCTGCACGAGGATGGCGGGCACTTCGCTCTTCTCGCCCCACAGCAGGTAGGTGGCATTGCCGTCGTCGTACATGCGCGAGGGCAGGATCCTGGCATCGCCCTTCGTGCGGAACGCGAAGTTGAGCGCGGCGGGGTCGACTCCCGCTTCGGCCGGTTCGCCGGTGAGCACGGCCTGCTCGGCCGACGTCAGCGAGGCAAGCGCGGGTCCCGCAGGCGCACCCTTCTTCGGCGCGTCCCTGTAAGTGAAGCGCAGCAGGTAGACCGGCTTGGCCTTGGGCGAGGCGACAAGGTCGAAGAAGTAGGTGTGGCGGTCGGTCACCACCGTCATGTTGGTGCGCGCGCCGCCTTCCAAGGGCTTCACGAACAGCACGTCGGCACGCTTGTTGGGGGTGATCTGCCAAGCGGCGGAGTCACCCACGGCGACGTTCTCGATCGCCTCGCCTTCGCCAAAGGTGATCGTCGCCTGGACGCCGGGACGCCCGTCGATGCGAACGACTTCGTTCTCGGCGTACATGTGCTGGATCAGGCGGTCATCGGCGGCAAGCGCCGGCTGAGCCAGAGCTACCAGACCGGTGGCGGCAAGAAGCAGGCCGCGGATCATCGTATCATCTCCTTGGCTACACGTCCCGAGTGGACGCGGCCGATATCATTGGAAGCACGGAAGCGGCTGCCGATGCCCTTGGCACGCGACTGGCTGACGCCGCCCATAGGCTCGAGCCCGCCGCCGCTCACCTGGGTGACGACGGTGCGGCGCTCGCCCGAGCGGCCGCCCTCGCCTTGGCTGTGCGTGATCTGGACCGGCGCTGCGGCAGCCACGGCCATCGAGGTGCGGCGCGGCGCGCTTTCCATGGCTCCCGCCGACGCCGCGCCCTGCATGGCCGGCGAGGCAAGCACCGCAGCTTGCACGGCAGAGCTGGCGGCACGGTCCTGGCGGTCGGACTTGCCGAGGCCGAACACTTGCCAGCCCGAGACCATCGTGCCGGCCACCTTGAACACCATCGCCATCAGCGCGCAGTGCACCGCGGCGACGAGGAACAGCGCCATCGCCGCGCGCCCATCGATGTCGACGAGGTTGCTGGAGAGCGAGCGGACGATCGGCACCAGCAGTTCCAGCGTGATGCTGCCGCCCAGGACCACGAACAGCGGGGTGATCGCGGTCAGCGCCACACCCCGGATCCACCCGGCGGTCAGGCCCTTGGTGCCGTTGAACAGCGCCATGACGACGAAGATCGGGCCGAGCGCCATCAGCACCGCCAGCGCGATCCGCGCCGTCAGCAGCACGCCGACGGTGCCGAGTAGCAACAGCAGCCCGCCCATCCACATGACGCTTTCGGGCGTGAACATGCCTTGCGCCGAACCGCTGGCAGCGGCGGCGACCGCGCCTTGCGCTGCGGCCTGACCACCGGCAGCGGCGGCTTCGCCCTGCCCGTGGCCGGCACTCTCGGCAATGGCGCCGAAGACGAGGTCGATGCGGTCGCCGAAGATCTGGGTGGCGGAGCCGCTGGTGCCAGTCAGCACCGACGCGATCCAGTCCGGCCCGCCGACCGCGAGGTTCCACATCACGCCCTGGTAGGCGATCCAGCTGGTCGCGAAGGTCAGCACGAGGCCGAGCGTCAGCATCCGCGGCGTCAGCGCCGAGATGCCCAGCGTCGAGCGCCCGGTCAGCAGCGAGATCGCGAAGAAGGCGATGTAGAGCGTCAGCAAGATGGTGAGCACCGGGCCCATCGCCCCGCCCGCGCCGAACAGGCGACCGAAGGCCATCGAGGTCGCTTCACCGGCCAGGCAGTCGACCGCGCGGAGCGCCGGTCCGACGCCCGCCGAGGCGACTTCGGTCAGTTGATCGCAGGCGTTAGCCATCACTCGGCCGCCTCGGTCCAGAGAGCCGGCTCGTCGCCCTCGCCCGGCCATTCCACGCCGGTGAGCAGTGGGTACCAGTTCTCGGGCGCGTCGCCGTAGCGCTCACGCAACGTGTCGAGCTTGCGCACGGTGCTTTCGCGGCCGGAGAGGACGGTCAGCACTTCCGGCATGCCCGACAAGTCGAGCCGCACCACCACCGAGGCGTCCGACTGGCGGATCAGGAAGCAGCGCGAGTGCGCAGGAAGCGTACGGATGACGTCGAGTTCGTGCTCGGACAGGCCGAAGCCCTCGCAGTAGTCCTCGGGTCGAGCGCGGGCGTTGGGCATGAACAGCATCGTCGCGGTCTGCTCGACCAGCGCCGTTGCGATGCGGCTGTCGAGCGCGTCGCGCGCCGACTGGGTGGCGAAGCCGACCAGCGCATTGCGCTTGCGGAGCGTCTTCAACCAATCGCGGATGCGCGCGGCGAAGACCTCGTCGTCGAGCGCTTTCCAGCCCTCGTCGATCAGGATCATGGTCGGCTCGCCGTCGAGGCGTTCCTCGATGCGGTGGAACAGGTACATCATCGTCGGCGTGCGCAGGCGCGGGCTTTCCAGCAGCGCGGTCATGTCGAAGCCGAGCTTGCGCGCGGAGAGGTCGAGCTTGTCAGCCGCGTTGTCGAACAGCCAGCCATGCTCCCCGCCGACCAGCCAGGCATCCAGGCGCGAGGCGAGATCGCCGGGCTCGGGACGGCGCGAGCCTGCCAGCAGTTCGCGGAAATGCGAGAGGCGGCGCAGCGAGGGATCGTTGTGGTACGCCGCGTCGACCGCGCCGGCGATGGTGCTGAGTTCCTCAGGCCCGCGCGCTTCGAGCAGCACGCCCAGCCAGTCGCGCAGGAAGGCGCGGTTGGTGGCGGTGTCGGGCAGCGACAGCGGGTTGAAGCCGGTCGGGTGGCCCGAGGCGATGCGGCTGTAGGTGCCCCCGATGCCGCGGATGAACACTTCGGCGCCGCGGTCCTTGTCAAACAGGATCGTGCGCGGATCGTACTTCTGCGCCTGCGCGGCGAGGAAGTTCATTACCACCGTCTTGCCCGAGCCCGAGGGCCCGATCACGGTGAAGTTGCCCAAGTCACCCTGGTGGAAATTGAAGAAGAACGGCGTCTGGCTGGTGGTGGCGAGCAGCGTCACCGCCTCGCCCCAGTGGTTGCCGCTGGCCTGGCCCATGGCGAAACCGTGCAGCGAGCCGAAGCACGCCATGTTGGCGCTGGAGATCAGCGCACGGCGCACCAGGAAGCCTTCGTTGCCCGGCATCTGGCCCCAGAACGCCGGCTCCAGGTTGACGTCCTCGCGCACGGCGACCGCACCGGCATCGGCGAGCGCGGCGGCGCAGACCGCGGTGGCTTCGTCGAGCACGTCAAGGTTGGGCGCGCGCACCAGCACCGCGAGGTGGTGATCGCCGAAGCCGACCGCGCCGGTGCCCAGCGCATCGCGCGCGCTCGACATCTCGCGGCGCTCGGCCATGGCCTCCTCGTCGGCGGACTTGAGGCGGCGAATGGCAAGGTCGATGCGCTCGCGGGCGATCTGGCGATCCGACGGCGCGTAAGTCTCGGTCAGCACCAGCTCGCACGGCAGGCGCAGCAGCGGATCGGTGAGGCCGGGAGCGGTCGAGTCCGGATAGTCCTTCAGGCTGACGAGCGAGCCGAAGGTCACGCCATTGGCGCCGCGCAGTTCCAGCGCATCCATCCCGAAGTTGACGCGGCGGTAGGGCAGCATGTGGCCGACGTCCGCCTCATCGGCGGGGCGGCGTACCGGGCGCATCTCGCCGTTGTAAAGCGCGCTTAGCAGCTCCAGCACTTCGGAACAGCGGCCGGCATTGCTCTCGTAATCACCCAGCAGGCGGGCGCCATAAGCGCCGAGCGAGGCGGTCATCGCGCTGGCGGCGGCCCGCAGCGCGCGCACGTCGGCGATGTCGGCCTCGACCGGGCCCGCACCTTTCCGCTTCATCATGCGCGACATCTTGTCGGCCCAGCCGGCTTTGCCGCGCGCGGGGCGGCGTACCAGAGTGACGAACTGGTCGTTGACGAACAGAGCGCCCGAGCTGGTGCGCTGGCGCCAGCGCGCGTCGATGTGCGCGGTGAGCGGATCGGAGAACTGGCTTTCCAGCTCGATCTCCACGCGGCGGCGGATCACGTGGTGATAGAGCACGAAACGGGCGTCGAGCGAGCTGCGCAGCAGCACTTCGCGCGTGGCGGCGTGGGCGTTCAGCTCGTCGGTGTCGGCGGTCTCGAAGGCGAAGCCGGGCACCATCAGCGAGAGCATGACCGAGCCGTCGCGCAGCAGCACCACATTCTCGTCCACCAGCGCCAGGTACGGCAGCCGGTCGCCGACCATGGCTTCCTTCTTGCCCCATCCGGTGATCTGCGGAAGTTTCGGCTTAGCCATTACGAAGTCCTCACCGCGCTCAGGGCGCGTAGCTGTTGCAGCCCCAGCGCGACCAGTTCGGCACGCGCGGGCACTTGCTGACTTTGGCGATCCAAAGATCGAACACCCGCGGCTCGCGCAGGCAGGCGATGTAGCCGACGCCGTGCATCGCCAGCGCCGCGGGCAGCGCCCAGAAGCTCTTGGTGATCAGGAACACCTCGGTCGTCACGGCGGCGTTGATGATGAAATAGCTGTAGGTCACGCCCGCGAACATCTGCGGCCGGGTCAGTGCGCGATGCACGGTGTAGCGGGCGAGTGCCATCTCAGCCTACCGCCGCGCTCTGGATGCCCGACACGATCGCACCAGCGCCGAACAGCACGAAGCAGCCCACGATCACGGTCGCTCCGAATCGCCAGTTCATCCGGCCGGTCAGCATCATGAACCCCACCGCGGCCACAGCCATCACGGCCACTGCCGTCGCGACGTTACCAAGAAGCGTGCCTTGCAACCAGCCCAGCGCCGCAACGATCGGACCGCTTCCAGCGGGATCAGCCACCGTCACGCCCTGCGCGTGCGCCGTCGCCGGAACGAACAGCGCTGCAGCCGATGCAACGTGCTTGAGGGTCTGGAGTAACTTGGAGCTGTGCATCTTTCCCATCCGAATCATGCGGTAAAGCCAATATGCCGAATCATGGTGTCACATGCGTCACCCCCATACCTAGGGGCCTCATGCGCCCGTGCTTATTCGGTCCGCTATGCGTCAGGCGTATGACGATCCTGCGAACCCCAGATGCGTCGATGATGTGACCAGTTTGACACATCTTTGCGACTGACACGGAACTGTCATGGGAACGCCCATAAACTGTCATGCAGCACTCCTAGAGGCCGCGCACCAACGGACGAAACGGTCCGTCAGGCTCACGTTTCTCGAAGGGTACTCGAATGATCCGCTCCACAACATTGCGTTCGTGGCTCATGGCCGGAGGCGCCTCGCTGGCGTTCGCCGTCACTCCCGCACTGGCAGCCGAGAACGCCGCCGAGAACGCTGCTGACAGCGCCGATGCAGCCGCTGCGGAAGTGACCGGCAGCACCCAGGATTCGACCGGCCTGACCGACATCGTCGTCACCGCCACCAAGCGCGAGACCAACCTGCAGTCGACGCCGATCGCGATCTCGGTGATCAACCAGGAAGACTTCAAGAAGCGCCACGTCCAGAGCCTCTACGACCTAGCCGACGGCGGGATCCCCTCGCTTCGCATCGCTACCTTCGAGGCACGTCAGTCCGCGCTCACCATTGGTATCCGTGGCATTGTGCCGCTCGACGCCAACCAGCCCGCGCGCGAACAGGGCGTCGGCATCTATGTCGATGGCGTGTACCTCGGCCGTCAGCACGGTCTGAACGCCGCGCTGTTCGACGTGGCTCGCATTGAAGTGCTCAAGGGCCCGCAAGGCACCCTGTTCGGCCGCAACACCGAAGGCGGCGCGCTTTCGATCGTGTCGGCAACGCCCACCGGCGAGTTCGGCGGGCGCATCAGCGGCGGCATCGGCAACTACGATGCGAACACCATCGACGCCCACTTGAACCTGCCCGAGTTCCACGGCCTGAGCATCAAGATCGACGGCGTGCGCCAGAAGCAGGGCCCGACCACGAAGAACCCGCTGAAGGGCGAAGCCGGCTTCAACCAGTACGATCGCCAGGGCCTGCGCATCTCCACGCGCTGGAAAATCACGCCCGACATCACCAACGATTTCTCGTACGATGTCGCCAAGGACGAGAACACGCCGTTCTACAGCCAGTTGCTGAACTACAATCCCAACAACTGCGTCAACGGCCCGATCGCCAACTCGCCCAACTGCGTGCTGCCGGGCGCGCCCTACACCAACCTGACCGGCGGTCCGGTCAAGCCGCTGCTGCCCGGCGTCGTCGTCAATGGCGACAGCCGCCAGAAGGTCGCCGACATCGGCGTGCCGCAGCAGCCCAGCGTCGACAAGACTCATGGTTTCACCAACAACCTGCGCTGGACGATCTCGCCGGAGATCGAGCTGCGCTCGATCACCGCATGGCGCGGCGTCGACGTCGACCAGTGGGACAACTCGGGCGGCGCTCATCGCGTGCCGGTGGTCAACCTGACCGCTTCTTGCACCCAGGCCGCGCCCTGCGCCTTCAGCCGCTACAGCTTGGCCGGTCTGCGCCAGCGCCAGTTCAGCCAGGAGCTGCAGGCGGTTGGCACCGTCGGTTCGGTCGATTACGTCGCCGGCCTGTTCTACTTCAACGAGCACGTCAGCGATGACGCCGCGACGCCGAACTCGAACGGCATTTACCTGAACGCCGCCGGCCAGCCGGTCTACACCATCCTCGACCCTTATCGCGGTTCGGGTGGCTTCGGCTCGGTCCCGGGCTTCCGCTCGATCGATCGCGCTTCGGAGGTGAAGTCCAAGAGCTACGCCGCCTATGGCCAGGCCACTTGGAACGCCACCGATGCGCTGCACCTGACCGTCGGCGCGCGCTACACCGAGGACAAGAAGCGCGGCGAGCTGCTGTTCTTCCGCAACGTCGACTACACCCTCGCCAGCAACGCCGCGATCGTGGCGGGCAACGGCTACACCCCGCTCGACAAGAAGTGGCACCGCTTCAACCCGATGGCGACGATCGCCTACGACGTGAGCAGCGATGTGCACGTCTACGCCAAGTACGCCACGGGCTACCGCGCCGGCGGCGCCAGCTCGCGCACCGCAAACTACCAGGCGTTCAACCCCGAGGACGTGAAGTCCTACGAAGTGGGCTTCAAGGCGGACTTCTGGGATCGCCGCGCACGCCTGAACCTGGCTGGCTACATCATGGACCGCAAGGACAGCCAGATCGACATCAGCTACATCCAGCCGGCCGGCGGCACCAACGTCAACGTGCTGCGCACCATCAATGCCGAGGGCACGACCAAGATCCGCGGCATCGAAGCGGACCTGACCGTGCGTCCGGTCGAGGGCCTGACGATCGGCGCCTCGTACGCCTACACTTACACCAAGGTGCCGCTGGTGCCGATCTCGTTCACTGTAGGCAACACCACCTCGGCGCCGGTGCTGCAGCAGTTCTACATCCCCTTCACCCCGCGCAATGCGGCGAGCGGCTCGATCGACTACGAACTGCCGCTGGGCTTCAACGATGCCTCGCTCAAGTTCCACGTCGACGCGAACTACAGCCAAGCGACCCAGGCCTTCGACCAGTTCCCCGACAAGGCGGATGCCTCGTTCCTGGTCAACGCCCGCCTCTCGCTCGCGGATATCCGCATGGGCAGCGGCGACCAGACCGTCACCGTCTCGGCCTGGGCGCGCAACCTGTTCAACGAGCAGTACATCTTCCGCCGCGACCCCTCGAACAGCCTGCCCGGCACGCCGACGACCAGCCTCAGCAACGGTTCGATCGCGAACGTCCTGGGTGACTACGGCAACTTCAACGCGCCGCGCACGTACGGCCTGGAAGCGACCGTGCGGTTCTGATCCAACCACCCTCCCGCCGCGTACCCTGCGCCGCGGCAGGACCTTCGGACCCGTCCGCAGCGATGCGGGCGGGTCTTTCTTTTTCGAAGCACGGGACATTCGCTGCAGCGCTGGCTGTCCTCCCCGGTTCGGGGAGGGGGACCACCGCAGGTGGTGGTGGGGAGTCGCGGCACACCCCCTAGACCGAGGGCGGGCTCCTCCAGGATCAGTGTGAGGGGGCGAGTCCCCACCACCACCAGCTACGCTGGCGGTCCCCCTCCCCGCTCCGGGGAGGACAAGCCGCCATCACCCCGCAACGCGCAACATCACTGATCGTCGAACACATACCCAAGCGAGCGCACGGTGCGCAGCGGGTTGCCCGCGCCCACCGCCTTCAGCGCCCGCCGCAAGCGCCCGATCCACACGTCGACCGTGCGCTCGTCGATCGAGGGTTCCTGCTTTCCGAGCGCGCTGATCAGCTGGACGCGGGTGAAGACGCGTCCCGGATGCTCGACAAAGTACCGCAGCAGGCGGAACTCGTTGGGCATCAAGGCGATCGCCTTGCCCTGCCAGCGTGCCTGGAAGGCGGGGATGTCGATGGTGAGATCGCCCAACGAGACCTTGCGCCCATTCGACTCGCCATGCTCGACGACATGGCCGGACAGCACGCGATCGAGCAGCGCTGTGCGGGTCAATGGGCCGACCATGTAGTCGTCCGCCCCGGTGCGCAGTGCGCGCTTGCGGTCCTCAGCGTCATCCTCCTCCAGCACCACAGTGATGTGCGCGGTGGTAGTGACGGGATCGCAGCGCAGGCGGCGGCAAAGCTCCAAGCCCGACATGTCGGGCAGCACCCAGTCGACGAAGGCCCACAACGAGCCCTCGATCAGCGGCAGTTGCGCGGGGTTCGACCAGCGATGCAGCACCAATTCGAGGTCGGCGTGGCGGAACGGCGCGAAGCCACCCACGAGGTCGCCCGTCAACAGGATGTCGATGCGCTGCATGGTCCCCTCGTCTCGGTAATCTCCCCGCGAGCCCCCGCAGGTCGGTTGCCGCTTCTGACGCGGCAATGTGACGGACGGGTGACATATCGGCGACGATTGGGTGAAAGCTGGACGGCGTGCAGCGTGTCATCGAACTGACCGGGAAGCGTCACGCGCGCGCCACCCGATACAAGTAACAGCGAAAGGCAGCAGCAAAGGAGCACGATCGTGCAGACCAGCCAAGACAGCCTGCTCGCCCGCTTCGCCCCTGCAGCCATCGCCGGCGGCAAGATACCCAGCTGGCTCGACCTGCCCGACGCCAAGGGCTTCCGGCCCAAGCGCAAGTATCGCACCGTCTGGATCTCCGACGTCCACCTCGGCACGCGCGGCTGCAATGCCGAGATGCTGGTCGACTTCCTGCGCTCGTTCGAATGCCAGACGCTCTACCTGGTCGGCGACATCGTCGACGGCTGGCGCCTGCGCAAGGGTTGGTACTGGCCCGACGCG contains:
- a CDS encoding VirB4 family type IV secretion/conjugal transfer ATPase → MAKPKLPQITGWGKKEAMVGDRLPYLALVDENVVLLRDGSVMLSLMVPGFAFETADTDELNAHAATREVLLRSSLDARFVLYHHVIRRRVEIELESQFSDPLTAHIDARWRQRTSSGALFVNDQFVTLVRRPARGKAGWADKMSRMMKRKGAGPVEADIADVRALRAAASAMTASLGAYGARLLGDYESNAGRCSEVLELLSALYNGEMRPVRRPADEADVGHMLPYRRVNFGMDALELRGANGVTFGSLVSLKDYPDSTAPGLTDPLLRLPCELVLTETYAPSDRQIARERIDLAIRRLKSADEEAMAERREMSSARDALGTGAVGFGDHHLAVLVRAPNLDVLDEATAVCAAALADAGAVAVREDVNLEPAFWGQMPGNEGFLVRRALISSANMACFGSLHGFAMGQASGNHWGEAVTLLATTSQTPFFFNFHQGDLGNFTVIGPSGSGKTVVMNFLAAQAQKYDPRTILFDKDRGAEVFIRGIGGTYSRIASGHPTGFNPLSLPDTATNRAFLRDWLGVLLEARGPEELSTIAGAVDAAYHNDPSLRRLSHFRELLAGSRRPEPGDLASRLDAWLVGGEHGWLFDNAADKLDLSARKLGFDMTALLESPRLRTPTMMYLFHRIEERLDGEPTMILIDEGWKALDDEVFAARIRDWLKTLRKRNALVGFATQSARDALDSRIATALVEQTATMLFMPNARARPEDYCEGFGLSEHELDVIRTLPAHSRCFLIRQSDASVVVRLDLSGMPEVLTVLSGRESTVRKLDTLRERYGDAPENWYPLLTGVEWPGEGDEPALWTEAAE
- a CDS encoding type IV secretion system protein VirB3, producing MALARYTVHRALTRPQMFAGVTYSYFIINAAVTTEVFLITKSFWALPAALAMHGVGYIACLREPRVFDLWIAKVSKCPRVPNWSRWGCNSYAP
- a CDS encoding TrbI/VirB10 family protein, whose amino-acid sequence is MAPNSALRERFTSDQSSDPRESGGAQIIDLATRNVLPSVTQRKKADGLGLAAGVAIVALLGGLTLWSMDAARNPETKQAVNPVATAPVVPQAAITPVQAPTIVSPNAPVAPLAAPAPQAVLSAQPGTILAPQGNPAASPTVVFDAAGAPATTADLAGKSDIKAGGNPNDDFASRLGAMGGGSASAKRSFDPATTVTQGTLIPAVLETAIDTDVPGFVRAIVSSDVKSFDGRTVLVPRSSRLIGQYKSGLSAGQKRAYVIWTRLIRPDGVSVDLGSPAIAFGGETGLAGKVNGHFFERFGSAMLLSVLGGIPSLIGNNSSVVVGGGSSAASTAVQQGGQVGPTIRVRQGEPIRVFTAKDLDFSKTA
- a CDS encoding TrbG/VirB9 family P-type conjugative transfer protein; its protein translation is MIRGLLLAATGLVALAQPALAADDRLIQHMYAENEVVRIDGRPGVQATITFGEGEAIENVAVGDSAAWQITPNKRADVLFVKPLEGGARTNMTVVTDRHTYFFDLVASPKAKPVYLLRFTYRDAPKKGAPAGPALASLTSAEQAVLTGEPAEAGVDPAALNFAFRTKGDARILPSRMYDDGNATYLLWGEKSEVPAILVQNEKGEVGPVNYSVRGRTIVVEDVPRMILLRSGKSQATIENQRPAAVATPAVQNAGTAPPAAPAPTMAPASVVAAASTTASPVRDN
- a CDS encoding TrbC/VirB2 family protein, with product MGKMHSSKLLQTLKHVASAAALFVPATAHAQGVTVADPAGSGPIVAALGWLQGTLLGNVATAVAVMAVAAVGFMMLTGRMNWRFGATVIVGCFVLFGAGAIVSGIQSAAVG
- a CDS encoding response regulator transcription factor, which translates into the protein MQRIDILLTGDLVGGFAPFRHADLELVLHRWSNPAQLPLIEGSLWAFVDWVLPDMSGLELCRRLRCDPVTTTAHITVVLEEDDAEDRKRALRTGADDYMVGPLTRTALLDRVLSGHVVEHGESNGRKVSLGDLTIDIPAFQARWQGKAIALMPNEFRLLRYFVEHPGRVFTRVQLISALGKQEPSIDERTVDVWIGRLRRALKAVGAGNPLRTVRSLGYVFDDQ
- a CDS encoding type IV secretion system protein codes for the protein MANACDQLTEVASAGVGPALRAVDCLAGEATSMAFGRLFGAGGAMGPVLTILLTLYIAFFAISLLTGRSTLGISALTPRMLTLGLVLTFATSWIAYQGVMWNLAVGGPDWIASVLTGTSGSATQIFGDRIDLVFGAIAESAGHGQGEAAAAGGQAAAQGAVAAAASGSAQGMFTPESVMWMGGLLLLLGTVGVLLTARIALAVLMALGPIFVVMALFNGTKGLTAGWIRGVALTAITPLFVVLGGSITLELLVPIVRSLSSNLVDIDGRAAMALFLVAAVHCALMAMVFKVAGTMVSGWQVFGLGKSDRQDRAASSAVQAAVLASPAMQGAASAGAMESAPRRTSMAVAAAAPVQITHSQGEGGRSGERRTVVTQVSGGGLEPMGGVSQSRAKGIGSRFRASNDIGRVHSGRVAKEMIR
- a CDS encoding TonB-dependent receptor, coding for MIRSTTLRSWLMAGGASLAFAVTPALAAENAAENAADSADAAAAEVTGSTQDSTGLTDIVVTATKRETNLQSTPIAISVINQEDFKKRHVQSLYDLADGGIPSLRIATFEARQSALTIGIRGIVPLDANQPAREQGVGIYVDGVYLGRQHGLNAALFDVARIEVLKGPQGTLFGRNTEGGALSIVSATPTGEFGGRISGGIGNYDANTIDAHLNLPEFHGLSIKIDGVRQKQGPTTKNPLKGEAGFNQYDRQGLRISTRWKITPDITNDFSYDVAKDENTPFYSQLLNYNPNNCVNGPIANSPNCVLPGAPYTNLTGGPVKPLLPGVVVNGDSRQKVADIGVPQQPSVDKTHGFTNNLRWTISPEIELRSITAWRGVDVDQWDNSGGAHRVPVVNLTASCTQAAPCAFSRYSLAGLRQRQFSQELQAVGTVGSVDYVAGLFYFNEHVSDDAATPNSNGIYLNAAGQPVYTILDPYRGSGGFGSVPGFRSIDRASEVKSKSYAAYGQATWNATDALHLTVGARYTEDKKRGELLFFRNVDYTLASNAAIVAGNGYTPLDKKWHRFNPMATIAYDVSSDVHVYAKYATGYRAGGASSRTANYQAFNPEDVKSYEVGFKADFWDRRARLNLAGYIMDRKDSQIDISYIQPAGGTNVNVLRTINAEGTTKIRGIEADLTVRPVEGLTIGASYAYTYTKVPLVPISFTVGNTTSAPVLQQFYIPFTPRNAASGSIDYELPLGFNDASLKFHVDANYSQATQAFDQFPDKADASFLVNARLSLADIRMGSGDQTVTVSAWARNLFNEQYIFRRDPSNSLPGTPTTSLSNGSIANVLGDYGNFNAPRTYGLEATVRF